Proteins from a single region of Bacteroidales bacterium:
- a CDS encoding T9SS type A sorting domain-containing protein has product MKRNVLVLIGLFAFAVMVSAQDQISPSYVGTGVYHGLSKPLSELPALTAEEFDKMDLDAFKPRNEKLRVREYPYAATALPKGNDPVWQKYFGNIPAPKAPIAVWDGQTSPYYPPDANGTAGPNHYMQTINVVYAIYSKTGTLVAGPTNLNLLFSGVTGSTCNDGDPIVLYDEQADRWLVVEFSICGTNDYMLVAVSQSNDPTGAWHRYSFDVDDMPDYEKIGIWQDGYYMGTNTTGTNKKDIYVMERSKMLNGQTAQMVGFDNPWRPTTIDGFMCVPPADNDGTFAPTGSPGLFITINDDAIAGGSDQLWIYELAVNWTSPTTSTFSRVQQLNVPAFDSNFGANWDNIKQPGTTRELDAIPQVVMNAPQYRNFGTYQTLVCCHTVDVNNTDLAGIRWYELRKTTGTWSIRQSGTYSPDAHSRWMGSIRLNGQNEIGLGYSISSTTVYPGIRYTGQTSAAYNAATGVLDLAEQTVVTGAYSQTSYNRWGDYAGLSVDPADDKTFWFITQYVGPSQARRTKVFSFQVGAAPSQPDLVTQSQAASPTSVQDGQTLTASCTVLNQGAAGAGASNLKYYLSTDNTYGTGDILLATDAVASLAASASANVSEVVTIPAATAPGTYYILFFADADGQVAEVNENNNVGSVQISVTSSAGPPDLTVQSPAASPTSVSNGGTTTASCSVKNIGTGPSGASNLKYYLSADVTYGTGDVYLATDAVGALAANATASVSEVVTIPSSTAAGTWYILFVADADNQVAESSETNNVGYVSITVTAPQGCNSTVQYPSTTLSPTTRWKSQKSIYAGEFTAFNVVAGRVYHFSYCSTDGAKATYDSELTLRNFTTNAFIAYSDDYCGDDAKIIWTATFTGKVKLVTTVYGCGTNSISSTLRYKYTTSKAAEELEPAEEDEYSVYPNPSSGIIYVEASSGFENVEQISVYDINGKLVRKIDLPSKPDNVYGIDLGEHPAGLYLIKISGEKPQELKVMLTK; this is encoded by the coding sequence ATGAAGAGAAATGTACTTGTTCTTATTGGGCTTTTCGCATTCGCTGTTATGGTCTCAGCCCAGGACCAAATTAGTCCCTCTTATGTTGGGACAGGTGTCTATCACGGCTTGTCAAAGCCTCTGAGCGAACTTCCTGCATTAACTGCGGAGGAATTCGATAAAATGGATTTGGACGCATTTAAACCGCGAAATGAAAAGTTGCGGGTGCGTGAGTATCCGTATGCTGCAACTGCCTTACCCAAAGGAAACGACCCGGTTTGGCAAAAATATTTTGGCAACATACCGGCGCCCAAAGCGCCTATTGCAGTCTGGGATGGGCAAACATCGCCTTATTACCCCCCGGACGCCAATGGAACCGCTGGACCAAACCATTACATGCAAACCATCAATGTTGTGTATGCAATCTACTCAAAAACCGGAACGCTGGTTGCCGGGCCAACCAATCTCAACCTCTTGTTCAGTGGGGTGACGGGTTCGACTTGTAACGATGGTGATCCAATCGTACTCTATGACGAACAGGCAGACCGCTGGTTGGTTGTGGAGTTTTCGATTTGCGGAACCAATGATTACATGCTCGTTGCCGTTTCCCAATCTAATGATCCCACAGGTGCATGGCACAGGTATTCGTTTGATGTGGACGATATGCCCGATTATGAAAAAATTGGGATTTGGCAGGATGGCTACTACATGGGAACCAATACAACAGGAACCAATAAAAAGGATATTTACGTGATGGAAAGGTCCAAAATGCTGAACGGGCAGACCGCTCAAATGGTTGGTTTTGATAATCCCTGGCGGCCAACTACCATTGACGGTTTTATGTGTGTGCCCCCGGCTGACAACGACGGTACTTTTGCTCCCACAGGCAGTCCCGGGCTTTTCATTACTATTAATGATGACGCTATTGCAGGTGGCAGCGATCAGTTATGGATTTATGAACTGGCCGTAAACTGGACTTCACCTACAACATCAACTTTCTCAAGAGTTCAACAACTCAATGTTCCTGCATTCGACAGCAACTTTGGCGCAAACTGGGACAACATCAAACAACCCGGCACAACCCGCGAACTGGATGCCATCCCACAGGTGGTGATGAATGCTCCGCAATACCGCAATTTTGGCACCTACCAAACCTTGGTCTGCTGCCATACTGTGGATGTAAACAACACTGACCTTGCCGGTATCCGTTGGTATGAGCTGAGAAAAACAACGGGTACCTGGTCAATTCGCCAGTCCGGCACTTACTCGCCCGATGCGCACTCACGCTGGATGGGGAGTATCCGGTTGAACGGACAAAACGAAATCGGTCTTGGTTATTCGATTTCAAGCACCACAGTGTATCCCGGAATCCGATACACCGGTCAGACTTCAGCGGCTTACAACGCCGCAACCGGGGTTCTTGATCTTGCAGAACAAACAGTCGTCACCGGCGCCTATTCACAAACCTCTTACAACCGTTGGGGTGATTATGCTGGATTAAGTGTTGACCCTGCTGACGATAAGACATTCTGGTTCATAACTCAATATGTTGGCCCTTCACAGGCACGCAGAACAAAAGTATTCTCCTTCCAGGTTGGCGCAGCTCCGTCACAGCCAGACCTTGTAACCCAAAGCCAGGCTGCCAGCCCAACTTCGGTGCAGGATGGACAAACGTTGACCGCTTCGTGCACAGTGCTCAACCAGGGTGCAGCCGGCGCAGGTGCTTCAAATCTCAAGTATTACCTCTCCACCGACAACACCTATGGAACCGGCGACATTCTGTTAGCAACCGACGCGGTTGCTTCACTGGCGGCCAGTGCAAGTGCTAACGTTAGTGAAGTCGTTACCATTCCTGCTGCAACAGCTCCCGGCACATACTACATCTTGTTTTTCGCAGATGCTGACGGACAGGTAGCCGAAGTAAACGAAAACAACAATGTGGGAAGCGTTCAGATTTCAGTGACATCTTCTGCTGGTCCTCCGGATCTTACCGTGCAAAGCCCTGCAGCCAGTCCTACCTCTGTAAGTAATGGTGGAACCACCACTGCTTCATGCAGTGTTAAAAACATTGGAACAGGTCCATCCGGCGCATCTAACCTCAAATATTATCTTTCGGCTGATGTAACCTATGGAACCGGAGATGTTTACCTGGCTACCGATGCTGTTGGCGCCCTCGCAGCCAATGCAACTGCTTCAGTGAGTGAAGTGGTTACTATCCCCTCATCTACTGCCGCAGGTACCTGGTATATCCTTTTTGTTGCCGATGCCGATAACCAGGTGGCTGAATCAAGTGAGACAAATAATGTTGGATATGTTTCCATTACGGTAACTGCTCCCCAGGGATGCAACAGCACTGTTCAATATCCAAGCACAACCTTATCCCCAACCACAAGGTGGAAATCACAGAAAAGTATTTATGCAGGGGAATTTACAGCCTTTAATGTTGTCGCCGGCAGGGTTTATCACTTCTCTTACTGCTCAACAGATGGAGCAAAAGCAACCTATGACTCTGAGCTGACCCTCCGCAATTTTACTACCAATGCATTTATCGCCTACTCCGATGACTATTGCGGCGATGATGCAAAAATCATCTGGACTGCAACATTCACCGGTAAGGTAAAATTGGTTACAACGGTTTATGGCTGCGGTACAAACTCGATCAGTTCAACACTTAGATATAAGTACACAACTTCCAAAGCAGCTGAAGAACTTGAACCTGCTGAGGAGGATGAATACAGCGTGTATCCTAACCCTTCATCAGGGATAATCTATGTTGAAGCAAGCAGCGGTTTTGAAAACGTTGAACAAATTTCCGTTTATGACATCAATGGTAAATTGGTAAGGAAAATTGATCTGCCATCAAAGCCAGACAACGTTTATGGAATTGACCTTGGAGAACATCCAGCAGGTCTTTACCTGATTAAAATTTCCGGAGAGAAACCACAGGAATTAAAGGTCATGCTGACCAAATAG
- a CDS encoding T9SS type A sorting domain-containing protein: MKKSFALWAVVSLLFTVLGFTQNSPLINEHQGKIRDLKSQLFSNADIEPGQTLCYKNLDSSADGFGDAPETEWMKKFDGSGKDIINKAVADESGNIYIAGGFSGIMEFAGTILESVGKRDVFVAKLDDSGNLLWLKQGSCGEFNSGDANDIVIANDKIYVTGYFDGPVFSMGESSVYLIGLSDALLIQLSPSGEIEMLFSYTNSGLPYKGLALAIDGNQNIYITGSTSGTFSYWSPSFLVKFNHEGILIWWQEHNIAFNDLAVFGDQIYVAGSAYSEAYLGGILLDPNVYADAFVARANLDGEYEWVVMGEHEQVTWGDSYTPFIEVGVDGDVYMAGYFRNHVEFGGFSLSSGSTDAFMVKLNSSGDVLWAKATINTHNSLYGFTLLPDDRLCISGGMAGSNATFDDIVLENPDGLDGNYIAIYSSLGNAQSAFAANHQTSCLAVLPENKILQTGTTGLDAFLAKYEYSGSLLNMDISNGNSGTAQLTGLEIDDQAVIYSLSNVFGHTDFFGLDLNTTKETMVLSGQKPNGDVLWIDEMEGGISWWNFTETTLKLDKTHQRLFLHGEFKDTLKIGNLEFINPFGSSFLAFYTTDGEFKWAKELPYDGITIKSVDADASGNVYYIFDFFGTIEIEGISFTAYQDGDALLMKYDINGNFISASQIETDVFFYSLGIATIQSGGYFLTLEPAGDTIFFNDGNDNLVLTPNDGRSIAAKFDEQGNYLWAKSFGYSPSNYGGFYCWPTASVTDEDGNLYLTGTHGESAHFDDIVLETPYNRYSPYTAKIDGNGNVLWANSIQIHRWGNNYCEAEIDHQGNFYCMGDIVDTIHFGDWQYIPTGPRDMYVVRYDNNGELDWVKIIESTMSGNHFYGMAVFEPDNLFAGGNFTNRIIEGEHELYTTSSRGGLFVHLGDSIASSSVDDNNLTEIFMVAYPNPTGETLYLDFKTEFQHVCIELSDINGRLVKTQIFKTISQTQMLELKGLPGGMYLMKITADGKTGSRKILIQ; the protein is encoded by the coding sequence ATGAAAAAATCATTTGCACTATGGGCCGTTGTTTCACTGTTATTTACAGTTTTAGGATTTACACAAAATTCCCCCTTAATCAATGAACACCAGGGGAAGATCAGGGACCTGAAATCTCAGTTGTTTTCAAATGCGGATATTGAACCAGGGCAAACTCTGTGCTACAAAAATTTAGATAGCAGTGCTGACGGTTTCGGAGATGCTCCTGAAACCGAATGGATGAAAAAATTTGACGGCTCCGGGAAAGATATTATTAATAAGGCGGTGGCTGATGAAAGCGGAAATATTTACATTGCCGGCGGGTTTTCTGGCATCATGGAATTTGCAGGCACGATACTGGAAAGTGTGGGGAAGCGCGATGTGTTTGTTGCAAAACTGGATGATTCCGGAAATTTACTTTGGTTAAAACAAGGGAGTTGCGGGGAGTTTAATTCCGGAGATGCCAACGATATTGTCATTGCCAACGATAAAATTTATGTCACAGGTTATTTTGATGGCCCGGTTTTTTCGATGGGAGAATCTTCTGTCTACCTGATTGGCCTTTCAGATGCATTGCTAATACAGCTTTCTCCATCCGGAGAAATCGAAATGCTCTTCAGCTATACCAATTCGGGTTTGCCGTACAAAGGGCTGGCGCTGGCGATTGACGGAAATCAGAATATTTATATAACCGGTTCAACAAGCGGTACTTTTAGTTACTGGAGCCCATCATTTTTAGTCAAATTCAACCATGAAGGAATTTTGATTTGGTGGCAGGAGCATAACATTGCCTTCAACGATCTGGCAGTATTTGGCGACCAAATTTATGTAGCGGGTTCAGCATATAGTGAGGCCTACCTGGGTGGCATCCTTCTCGACCCGAATGTTTATGCAGATGCTTTTGTTGCACGGGCGAATCTTGATGGGGAGTACGAATGGGTTGTGATGGGTGAGCACGAGCAAGTTACATGGGGTGACAGTTACACGCCCTTTATTGAGGTTGGTGTGGATGGCGATGTTTATATGGCCGGCTACTTCAGAAACCATGTGGAGTTTGGTGGCTTTTCGCTTAGTTCGGGATCAACTGATGCATTCATGGTAAAATTGAATAGCTCTGGCGATGTTCTCTGGGCAAAAGCAACAATTAACACCCACAATTCCCTCTATGGCTTTACACTTCTGCCTGATGACCGGCTATGTATTTCAGGCGGAATGGCTGGTTCTAACGCAACGTTTGACGATATTGTACTGGAAAATCCTGATGGTTTGGACGGGAATTATATTGCCATTTACAGCAGTTTAGGAAATGCACAAAGTGCTTTTGCTGCAAACCATCAAACCTCTTGCCTGGCAGTGTTACCAGAAAATAAAATCCTACAGACCGGAACCACAGGATTGGATGCGTTTCTTGCAAAGTATGAGTATTCCGGTAGTCTTTTGAATATGGATATAAGCAACGGAAACTCCGGAACGGCGCAACTTACAGGTCTGGAAATAGATGACCAGGCTGTTATTTATAGTTTAAGCAATGTTTTCGGCCATACCGATTTTTTTGGTCTGGATTTAAATACTACAAAAGAAACGATGGTCCTTTCAGGCCAGAAACCCAATGGGGATGTCCTGTGGATTGATGAAATGGAGGGTGGAATTTCATGGTGGAACTTTACTGAAACAACGCTGAAACTGGATAAGACACACCAAAGATTATTTTTGCATGGCGAGTTTAAGGATACGCTTAAAATTGGCAACCTTGAATTTATTAATCCTTTTGGGAGCTCTTTTTTAGCTTTTTATACAACTGATGGAGAATTTAAGTGGGCAAAAGAATTGCCCTACGACGGAATAACCATAAAGTCGGTTGATGCTGATGCATCGGGAAATGTTTATTACATTTTTGACTTTTTTGGGACTATAGAAATTGAAGGGATATCTTTTACCGCCTATCAGGACGGCGACGCTTTGTTAATGAAATATGATATTAACGGTAACTTTATCTCTGCCAGTCAAATCGAAACCGATGTGTTTTTCTACTCGCTTGGCATTGCTACCATTCAATCAGGCGGGTATTTTCTTACTTTGGAACCTGCCGGTGATACCATCTTTTTCAATGACGGAAACGATAACCTGGTATTAACACCAAATGACGGACGCTCAATAGCGGCGAAGTTCGACGAACAGGGGAATTACCTCTGGGCAAAATCATTCGGTTACAGTCCTTCCAACTATGGAGGGTTTTATTGCTGGCCAACTGCTTCGGTAACTGATGAAGATGGGAATTTATACCTTACGGGAACACATGGGGAATCAGCCCATTTTGATGACATCGTGCTGGAAACCCCCTACAACCGTTACAGCCCTTACACTGCAAAAATTGACGGCAACGGAAACGTGCTTTGGGCCAATTCAATACAAATACACCGATGGGGAAATAATTATTGTGAAGCGGAAATTGATCACCAGGGAAATTTCTACTGTATGGGCGATATTGTTGATACAATTCATTTTGGAGATTGGCAATATATTCCAACCGGACCAAGAGATATGTATGTCGTCAGATACGACAACAACGGTGAACTCGACTGGGTAAAAATTATCGAAAGCACAATGTCGGGCAACCACTTTTATGGCATGGCTGTTTTTGAACCTGATAATCTTTTCGCAGGTGGTAATTTTACCAACAGGATAATAGAAGGCGAACATGAGCTGTACACAACTTCTTCCAGGGGAGGATTATTTGTGCACCTCGGCGATTCCATCGCTTCTTCGTCAGTTGATGATAACAATCTTACCGAAATTTTCATGGTAGCTTATCCTAACCCGACAGGCGAAACTCTTTATCTGGACTTCAAAACTGAATTTCAACACGTTTGCATTGAACTTAGCGATATAAACGGTCGCCTGGTAAAGACCCAAATTTTCAAAACAATTTCTCAAACCCAAATGTTGGAGTTAAAAGGCCTGCCAGGAGGAATGTATTTGATGAAGATTACAGCGGATGGGAAAACCGGGAGCAGGAAGATATTGATTCAATAG
- a CDS encoding TonB-dependent receptor, with protein MSKQISRKLILLLSLLIAGYASVFAQRGDVTGTVVDGADGSTIPGASVYLKGTTVGTTTDINGAFRLTVDPNTVLVVSFIGYTTQELLVQPNTTVNVVLQSEITALDELVVIGYGVQKKSDRTGAVQSISAADMNTGVLTDPVQGLQGKVAGVMVTKKGGDPNSGFDIKIRGASSLNTNTGPLYVVDGVPGADPTTIAPEDIETFNILKDASAAAIYGSRGANGVVIITTKRGKERKGAQIDFNTFFSIENVAKKLDLVSGEDYRGFIAQNPGLGTAFLDGGANTDWQDEIYRTGASQNYNLAFSGGDSKTSYRASLSHQKFDGLVIGTDKTRTIGRINLDQKALDDRLVISTGLSATIENNNYVSYSGWGSNEVLYQAFQRNPTDPVYDSAGNFYEIERVFQYYNPVALVDQIHNERDAKRFFGYLKADFEILTGLFAGVNMAYTRNDDESFYFEPTTMYLGTHQGYGRRGYNNFESKVLEATIRYNTDFGKNNLQTVFGYSFQEDMHDGFAAQGRQPFVNYTMMHDLSLFQSVNAGDITSYKNSNRLISFFGRGIYNYDSKYFLTATIRRDGSSKFGDNNEWGLFPSASAMWNITNEDFMENVDFMNSLRLRIGYGITGNQEIGNYNDLAYYQAAGNSFNFETGETAILFQYAHNANPDLKWEENSELNIGIDYGFLNDRISGSIDFFKKNTYDLLGNYSVPVPPNPVDRIWANVGEFEVTGFELYLQGYPVKKKDFDWRSSLVFSTYKQDVISLSNDKYEWSQLQVGYLSGPGLVGDLNWTQVVRPGTELGTWYIPEYAGLSADGKFLFYTAAGGVTRELELAERRVVGSAQPDFELGWSNYFTFKKNWDFNFTFRGMFGHEIFNTTRLIFGNPIFLPDRNVLYEALDEYERGLRDNPKLSSYYLEDGTFVRLDNLSLGYNFTNVTGFEKIRIYFASNNVFTITNYSGIDPEISPSGLSFGLDQYNTYPKARTYTFGLNITL; from the coding sequence ATGTCCAAACAAATCTCACGCAAATTGATCCTTCTGCTGTCGCTGCTCATCGCGGGCTACGCGTCAGTCTTTGCACAAAGAGGTGATGTAACCGGAACCGTTGTTGACGGCGCTGATGGTTCTACCATTCCGGGCGCATCAGTCTACCTGAAAGGTACAACGGTGGGCACAACCACCGATATCAACGGTGCTTTCCGTTTGACTGTTGACCCTAACACCGTGCTCGTAGTTTCTTTTATCGGCTACACCACGCAGGAACTGCTGGTTCAGCCAAATACCACGGTAAATGTGGTTTTGCAGTCCGAAATAACTGCACTTGACGAACTGGTGGTGATTGGTTACGGCGTTCAGAAAAAATCTGACCGTACAGGGGCGGTGCAGTCCATCTCTGCTGCCGACATGAACACCGGCGTTCTTACTGACCCCGTGCAGGGGCTTCAGGGAAAAGTGGCCGGTGTGATGGTAACCAAAAAAGGTGGCGACCCCAACTCCGGATTCGACATTAAAATCAGGGGAGCGTCCAGTTTGAATACCAATACAGGCCCATTGTATGTTGTAGACGGTGTACCCGGTGCAGACCCCACAACTATTGCTCCTGAAGACATTGAAACCTTTAACATCCTCAAGGATGCTTCTGCCGCAGCTATTTACGGTTCACGCGGCGCCAACGGGGTTGTAATTATCACCACCAAAAGAGGTAAAGAAAGAAAAGGAGCACAAATTGATTTCAATACCTTCTTTTCAATTGAGAACGTTGCCAAAAAGCTTGACCTCGTGAGCGGTGAAGACTACCGCGGTTTTATTGCGCAAAACCCGGGGCTTGGAACTGCATTTCTTGATGGCGGCGCCAATACCGACTGGCAGGATGAGATTTACAGAACCGGCGCCTCTCAGAACTATAACCTCGCTTTCTCCGGCGGCGACAGCAAAACCAGCTACAGAGCTTCTCTGTCGCACCAGAAATTTGACGGGTTAGTCATAGGTACGGATAAAACCAGGACTATCGGTCGTATTAACCTCGATCAGAAAGCCCTTGACGATCGCCTTGTAATTTCAACCGGATTATCCGCTACAATAGAGAACAACAACTATGTAAGTTACAGTGGCTGGGGTTCCAATGAGGTGCTTTACCAGGCTTTCCAGAGAAATCCTACCGATCCGGTTTATGACTCAGCCGGTAATTTTTATGAGATTGAACGGGTTTTTCAATATTACAATCCGGTCGCCCTTGTTGACCAAATTCACAATGAACGTGATGCCAAACGTTTTTTTGGTTACCTGAAAGCTGATTTTGAAATCCTGACTGGCCTTTTTGCCGGAGTAAACATGGCTTACACACGTAACGACGATGAAAGCTTCTACTTCGAACCCACGACCATGTACCTCGGAACACACCAGGGTTACGGCCGCAGGGGATACAACAACTTCGAATCAAAAGTACTCGAAGCAACTATCCGGTATAACACCGATTTTGGTAAAAACAACCTTCAGACTGTGTTTGGCTATTCTTTCCAGGAAGACATGCACGACGGTTTTGCTGCCCAGGGACGCCAGCCATTTGTGAATTACACCATGATGCACGATCTTTCACTTTTCCAAAGCGTGAATGCTGGTGATATTACCTCCTATAAAAACTCAAACAGGTTGATCTCTTTCTTTGGAAGGGGAATTTATAATTACGATTCCAAGTATTTCCTCACTGCTACAATCCGTCGGGACGGCTCTTCAAAATTCGGCGATAATAACGAGTGGGGCTTGTTCCCTTCGGCTTCTGCCATGTGGAACATCACCAACGAAGACTTTATGGAAAATGTTGATTTTATGAACAGCCTTCGCCTGCGTATTGGTTATGGTATAACCGGTAACCAGGAGATTGGTAATTACAACGATTTAGCGTATTACCAGGCTGCAGGAAATTCCTTCAACTTCGAAACCGGCGAAACAGCCATCCTTTTCCAATATGCACACAATGCCAACCCTGACCTGAAATGGGAAGAAAATTCCGAATTAAACATTGGGATTGATTATGGATTCCTTAATGACCGGATTTCAGGTTCAATTGATTTCTTCAAGAAAAACACCTACGATCTCCTTGGAAATTACTCAGTACCCGTTCCTCCAAACCCGGTTGACCGCATCTGGGCCAACGTTGGCGAGTTTGAAGTGACCGGTTTTGAGTTGTATTTGCAAGGGTATCCGGTCAAGAAAAAAGATTTTGACTGGAGATCATCTCTGGTGTTCTCAACCTACAAACAGGATGTCATCTCGCTTTCGAATGATAAGTACGAATGGTCTCAATTACAGGTAGGATACCTCTCAGGGCCAGGCCTTGTTGGCGACCTCAACTGGACACAGGTCGTAAGACCAGGTACAGAATTAGGCACCTGGTATATTCCGGAATATGCCGGACTTTCAGCCGATGGTAAATTCCTGTTTTACACTGCTGCAGGTGGAGTAACCCGCGAACTTGAACTGGCTGAACGCAGAGTCGTAGGATCGGCGCAACCAGACTTTGAACTGGGCTGGTCAAACTACTTTACATTCAAGAAAAACTGGGACTTCAACTTCACTTTCCGCGGAATGTTTGGTCACGAGATATTCAATACAACACGGCTGATTTTTGGAAACCCGATTTTCCTGCCAGACAGAAACGTACTTTACGAAGCGTTGGATGAATATGAACGTGGACTACGTGACAATCCCAAGTTGAGCAGTTATTATCTCGAAGACGGAACCTTTGTTCGTCTCGATAATCTTTCTTTAGGTTACAATTTTACAAATGTTACGGGGTTCGAAAAAATCCGTATCTATTTTGCCTCCAACAATGTATTTACGATTACCAACTACTCCGGAATTGATCCTGAAATCTCTCCGAGTGGGTTGTCTTTTGGACTGGATCAGTACAATACCTATCCTAAAGCCCGTACTTACACCTTTGGACTTAACATTACTTTATAA
- a CDS encoding DUF4397 domain-containing protein, giving the protein MRKLLLLTLVMFLFGGLMAQNAIVIEPANATAWDEITLYLDVTKTCPEGALLTADSVMIHSGVTLNGEAWSKVVTFDGLGMNGQQPKLVKWTPPAYAVTIDPPVASAWDEITLTLDANMSCPEGALLTADSVMMHSGVTIDGEAWSNVVPFDGTGANGVAPKLASNGDGTWSMTFVPAEFYGILEGANVTAINCVFNGGAWSAGEGKAFDENGNCVDFVIPFNGLSPDHTWMITFTPAEFYGIEPGSVVTALDCVFNQGNWDAEGKDFNDVGACVDFKVPLSQLAKVQVIHNSADAAAAVVDVWLDDIKLLDDFPFRFASPFIDAPTGVEFTIAIKGPDSEDPSDPIWSQNYTLEVNKNYLLIASGIVSASGYDPIEPFDIYVYDMARLVANDPANTDVIVFHGSTDAPEVSIWEVTADPLQLVESASYGEFTGYLELPVADYMIQVRNAAGNEEVATYAAPLATFQLGGFSFTAIASGFLDIAANSDGPHFGLYGALPLGGALVPLQRTSSIETIEGASINVYPNPATNSLNIEILQDASKLEIFNVMGEKIQSFDQINSSIITVNTSGMATGVYFINLHTENGVQTVKFLKK; this is encoded by the coding sequence ATGAGAAAACTATTACTTTTAACATTAGTTATGTTCCTCTTTGGAGGATTGATGGCGCAAAATGCCATTGTAATCGAACCGGCCAATGCTACCGCCTGGGATGAGATCACGCTTTATCTTGATGTAACAAAAACTTGCCCTGAGGGAGCGCTTTTGACCGCTGACTCAGTAATGATACACTCAGGAGTGACGCTTAATGGTGAGGCCTGGTCGAAAGTGGTTACTTTTGATGGGTTAGGTATGAATGGCCAACAACCTAAGCTGGTAAAATGGACACCTCCTGCTTATGCCGTAACAATTGATCCACCGGTGGCTTCAGCCTGGGATGAAATTACATTGACATTGGATGCAAACATGTCTTGCCCGGAAGGCGCGTTGTTAACTGCTGATTCGGTAATGATGCACTCAGGCGTAACCATTGATGGAGAAGCCTGGTCGAATGTGGTACCATTTGATGGAACAGGAGCTAACGGTGTCGCTCCCAAACTCGCCAGCAACGGAGATGGAACGTGGAGCATGACTTTCGTTCCTGCTGAGTTCTACGGAATATTGGAAGGCGCTAATGTAACTGCTATCAACTGCGTTTTCAACGGTGGCGCCTGGTCAGCAGGTGAAGGAAAAGCCTTTGATGAAAATGGCAACTGTGTTGACTTTGTGATTCCTTTCAATGGACTATCACCCGATCATACATGGATGATCACCTTCACTCCGGCAGAATTTTACGGTATCGAGCCAGGATCCGTTGTCACTGCTTTGGATTGCGTGTTCAACCAGGGAAACTGGGATGCTGAAGGGAAAGATTTTAACGATGTTGGCGCCTGTGTGGACTTCAAGGTGCCTCTGTCACAACTGGCAAAAGTACAGGTGATCCACAACTCCGCCGATGCTGCAGCAGCAGTGGTTGATGTTTGGCTAGATGATATCAAATTGCTGGACGACTTCCCTTTCCGTTTTGCCTCTCCGTTTATTGACGCACCTACAGGTGTTGAGTTTACCATTGCCATCAAAGGACCTGACAGCGAAGATCCAAGCGATCCGATCTGGTCACAGAACTACACGCTCGAAGTAAACAAGAATTACCTTCTGATTGCCAGCGGAATTGTCAGCGCCAGTGGCTATGATCCTATCGAGCCATTCGATATTTATGTTTACGACATGGCCCGCCTCGTTGCGAACGATCCGGCAAATACCGATGTAATCGTATTCCACGGCTCTACCGATGCACCGGAAGTTTCAATCTGGGAAGTCACCGCAGATCCGCTACAATTGGTCGAAAGCGCTTCATATGGAGAGTTTACCGGCTACCTTGAACTTCCGGTGGCCGATTATATGATCCAGGTCCGCAACGCAGCAGGAAATGAGGAAGTAGCTACCTATGCTGCGCCATTGGCTACCTTCCAGTTGGGCGGCTTTTCTTTCACTGCCATTGCCAGCGGCTTCCTTGATATCGCTGCCAACAGCGACGGCCCGCACTTTGGCCTGTATGGCGCCCTGCCTCTCGGAGGCGCATTGGTTCCTCTTCAAAGAACAAGCTCAATAGAAACTATTGAAGGTGCGAGCATAAATGTTTATCCCAATCCTGCAACCAATTCGTTGAACATCGAAATTTTACAGGATGCCTCAAAACTGGAAATTTTCAATGTGATGGGTGAAAAAATTCAGTCATTCGACCAAATCAACTCCAGCATCATCACTGTAAATACCTCCGGCATGGCTACCGGGGTTTACTTCATCAACCTGCACACCGAAAACGGAGTACAGACGGTGAAGTTTTTGAAGAAATAA